The genomic stretch tttaggtcgaatttagcagcgttaaatcgatttaaacctgcacccgtccacacagtgaagccctttaattcgacttaaagggctcttaaaatcgatttccttactccacccctgacaagtggattagcgcttaaatcgacgttcccagctcgaatttggggtactgtggacacaattcgatgttattggcctccgggagctatcccagagtgctccattctgaccgctctggacagcactctcaactcagatgcactggccaggtagacaggaaaagaaccgcgaacttttgaatctcatttcctgtttggccagcgtggcaagctgcaggtgaccatgcagagctcatcagcacaggtgaccatgatggagtcccagaatcgcaaaagagctccagcatggactgaacgggaggtacgggatctgatcgctgtttggggagaggaatctgtgctatcagaactccgttccagttttcgaaatgccaaaacctttgtgaaaatctcccagggcatgaaggacagaggccataacagggacccgaagcagtgccgcgtgaaactgaaggagctgaggcaagcctaccagaaaaccagagaggcgaacagccgctctgggtcagagccccaaacatgccgcttctatgatgagctgcatgccattttagggggttcagccaccactaccccagccgtgttgtttgactccttcaatggagatggaggcaatacggaagcaggttttggggacgaagaagatgatgatgaggaggaggttgtagatggctcacagcaagcaagcggagaaaccggttttcccgacagccaggaactgtttctcaccctagacctggagccagtaccccccgaacccacccaaggctgcctcctggacccagcaggcggagaagggacctctggtgagtgtaccttttaaaatgctatacatggtttaaaagcaagcatgtgaaaggattactttgccctggcatttgcggttctcctagatgtagtcctaaagcctttgcaaaaggtttctggggagggcagccttatttcgtccttcatggtaggacacttttatcactccaggccagtaacacatactcgggaatcactgtagaacaaagcattgcagtgtatgtttgctggcattcaaccaaaatccgttctttctctctctgtgttatcctcaggagagtgagatataattcatggtcacctggttgaaatagggtgcttttcttcagggacacattcctgctgtgctgtttgcctgtggctgaacagaaatgttccccgctgttagccacggggaggggggagggttgagggggtagtcatgcggtgggaggaggcaaaatgcgaccttgtaacgaaagcacatgtgctatgtatgtaatgttaacagcaaggtttaccctgaaagagtgtagcgactgttttataaaatgtgtctttttaaataccgctgtccctttttttttctccaccagctggatgtgtttcaatgatcacaggatcttctccttcccagaggctagtgaagcttagaaagaaaaaaaaaaacgcactcgagatgaaatgttctccgagctaatgctgtcctcccacactgacagagcacaggcgaatgtgtggaggcaaataatgtcagagtgcaggaaagcacaaaatgaccgggaggagaggtggagggctgaagagagtaagtggcgggcagaagacagggctgaagctcaaatgtggcggcagcgtgatgagagaaggcaggattcaatgctgaggctgctgcaggaccaaaccagaatgctccagtgtatggttgagctgcagcaaaggcagctggagcacagactgccactgctgcccctctgtaaccaaccgccctcctccccaagttccatagcctccacacccagacgcccaagaacgcggtgggggggcctccggccaaccagcgactccacaacagaggattgcccaaaaaaaagaaggctgtcattcaataaattttaaagttataaacttttaaagtgctgtgcttaatgtgctgtgtggcattttccttccctcctccaccacccctcctgggataccttggtagtcatccccctatttgtgtgatgaatgaataacgaatgcatgactgtgaagcagcaatgactttattgcctctgcaagcggtgattaaagggaggaggggagggtggttagcttacagggaagtagagtgaaccaaggggcggggggtttcatcagggagaaacaaacagaactttcacactgtagtctggccagtcatgaaactggttttcaaagcttctctgatgcgtgccgcgccctcctgagctcttctaaccgccctggtgtctggctgcgcgtaaccagcagccaggcgatttgcctcaatctcccaccccgccataaacgtctcccccttactctcacagatattgtggagcacacagcaagcagtaataacagtgggaatattggtttcgctgaggtctaagcgagtcagtaactgcgccagcgcgcctttaaacgtccaaatgcacattctaccaccattctgcacttgctcagcctgtagttgaacagctcctgactactgtccaggctgcctgtgtacggcttcatgagccagggcattaaggggtaggctgggtccccaaggatacatataggcatttcaacatccccaacagttattttctggtctgggaagaaagtcccttcctgcagcttttgaaacagaccagagttcctgaagatgcgagcgtcatgcacctttcccggccatcccacgttgatgttggtgaaacgtcccttgtgatccaccagagcttgcagcactatcgaaaagtaccccttgcggtttatgtactcgccggcttggtgctctggtgccaagatagggatatgggttccgcctatagccccaccacagttagggaatcccattgcagcaaagccatccactatgacctgcacatttcccagggtcactacccttgatatcagcagatctttgattgcatgagctacttgcatcacagcagcccccacagtagatttgcccactccaaattgattcccaactgaccggtagctgtctggcgttgcaagcttccacaggctatcgccactcgcttctcaactgtgagggctgctctcatcctggtattcatgcgcttcagggcaggggaaagcaagtcacaaagttccatgaaagtgcccttacgcatgcgaaagtttcgcagccactgggaatcgtcccagacccgcaacactatgcggtcccaccagtctgtgcttgtttcccgagcccagaatcggcgttccacagcatgaacctgccccattagcaccatgatgcatgcattggcagggcccatgctttcagagaaatctgtgtccatgtcctgatcactcacgggaccgcgctgacgtcgcctcctcgcccggtatcgcgttgccatgttctggtgctgcatatactgctggataatgcgtgtggtggttgatgtgctcctaattgccaaaatgagctcagcggcctccatgcttgccttggtatggcgtccgcacagaaagaaggcgcggaacgattgtctgccgttgctctgacggagggaggggcgactgacgacacggcttacagggttggcttcagggagctaaaatcaacaaagggtgtgcctgtacatcaaggagtatttcaggcaggactgcatggagggttccaataagaaatggtgcaccaaagttatcgttcttattggaacaaggaggttagcctggcctctgattgatacatggctagattaacctcgctgcgccttctctgtgactgactgcagtgtgatctagacaggggaggaggaaaatgagtccaaaacaaatctggtctatgtcttgttctgacccactccatcgatcctttacatctttggctggcagcagacaaaaaaggcgcgaaatgattgtctgcccttgctttcacggggggagggagggtgggaacggggtgctgacgatatgtacccagaaccacccgcgacaatgttttagccccatcaggcattgggatatcaacccagaattccaatgggcagcggagactgcaggaactgtgggatagctacccacagtgcaacgctccagaagtcgacgcttgcctcggtactgtggaagcgctccgccgagttaatgcacttaatgcacttagagcattttctgtggggacacacacactcgaatatataaaaccgatttcaaaaaaaccgacttctataaattcgacctaatttcgtagtgt from Lepidochelys kempii isolate rLepKem1 chromosome 3, rLepKem1.hap2, whole genome shotgun sequence encodes the following:
- the LOC140908130 gene encoding zinc finger and SCAN domain-containing protein 32-like, encoding MQSSSAQVTMMESQNRKRAPAWTEREVRDLIAVWGEESVLSELRSSFRNAKTFVKISQGMKDRGHNRDPKQCRVKLKELRQAYQKTREANSRSGSEPQTCRFYDELHAILGGSATTTPAVLFDSFNGDGGNTEAGFGDEEDDDEEEVVDGSQQASGETGFPDSQELFLTLDLEPVPPEPTQGCLLDPAGGEGTSAGCVSMITGSSPSQRLVKLRKKKKNALEMKCSPS